ACGACAAGCCACTGTTTATTGCAGCAGGATTGATGTTTGTTATGGGGGTTATTCCTGGCATGCCGCATTTCGCATTTTTACTATTAGCCTGTATTTTGGCAGGCGTACCAGGCTATGCCAAATGGAAAGCAAGTAAAGCAGCCGCTAACCCCGTGGTTGAAAGGGAGCAGGAAGTGCAGCCGACTGCGCCTGTAGAAATAAAAGAGCTTGGTTGGGATGACGTTCAACAAATTGACACTATTGGCCTAGAAGTCGGTTATAGGCTAATTCCGCTTGTAGATAAATCACAAGGCGGTGAGTTACTGGACCGAATTAAAGGGGTACGGAAGAAACTCTCTCAAGAGCTTGGCTTTTTAGTGCCTGCAGTACATATTCGTGACAATTTGGACCTAGATCCTAATGCTTATCAAATCGCAGTAATGGGTGTTTCCACCGGCGATGGTGAGTTAAAGCACGACAGTGAACTTGCGATTAACCCAGGGCAAGTATTTGGCCCTGTAGATGGTGTTGCAACGAAAGATCCTGCATTTGGCTTGGACGCAATATGGATTAACCGAAAAGATAAGGAACATGCACAGTCTTTAGGGTATACCGTAGTGGACGCAGCAACGGTTGTGGCAACACACTTAAGCCAAATTTTAACGAATAATGCCGCACTGTTACTCGGTCATGAAGAAGTGCAAAATTTATTAGACATGCTGGCCAAAAGTTATCCTAAGTTAGTTGAAGGATTGGTGCCGGATGTATTACCACTCACCACGGTGGTTAAAGTGCTACAAAACTTATTAAACGAAGGGGTGCCAATTCGTGATATGCGAACGATTGTTCAAACCCTTGTTGAATACGGACCAAGAAGCCAAGACACTGATGTATTAACAGCAGCGGTGCGTATTTCATTACGCCGTTTAATTATTCAAAACTTAGTTGGATCAAGCCCTGAAGTATCTGTCATTACTTTGGCGCCAGAGCTGGAACAGATGTTGCATCAGTCGATGCAAATGGCGGGCGATGAAGGCGCAGGCATTGAGCCTGGTTTAGCAGAGCGCATTCAAAAATCATTGAGCGAAGCGCATCAAAATCAGGAACTGTCTGGCGAGCCATCAATTTTACTAACATCAGGAATGTTACGTTCGGTACTTTCTCGATTTGTTAAGCACACTATTCCGGGGTTAAGTGTTATTTCTTATCAAGAAATTCCGGATGAAAAACAAATTAAAATTGTTAGTTCTATCGGCCAGTAAAATTGCACTAGGGGTAGAAAATGAAAATCAAAC
This is a stretch of genomic DNA from Flocculibacter collagenilyticus. It encodes these proteins:
- the flhA gene encoding flagellar biosynthesis protein FlhA, which produces MELSAVLNSLNKDKMIYLKGIATPLMVLAVLAMVVLPLPAFVLDILFTFNISLALVVLLVTVYTLKPLEFGAFPSVLLIATILRLALNVASTRVVLLEGHKGGDAAGAVIEAFGSVVIGGNYAVGLVVFLILIIINFVVVTKGAGRISEVTARFTLDAMPGKQMAIDADLNAGFITQEQAKARREEVTAEADFYGSMDGASKFVKGDAIAGIIILFINIIGGLFIGMIQHGLEFGTAVEIYTLLTIGDGLVAQIPGLLLSVGTAIVVTRQNTEQNMGDQFVTQLGNDKPLFIAAGLMFVMGVIPGMPHFAFLLLACILAGVPGYAKWKASKAAANPVVEREQEVQPTAPVEIKELGWDDVQQIDTIGLEVGYRLIPLVDKSQGGELLDRIKGVRKKLSQELGFLVPAVHIRDNLDLDPNAYQIAVMGVSTGDGELKHDSELAINPGQVFGPVDGVATKDPAFGLDAIWINRKDKEHAQSLGYTVVDAATVVATHLSQILTNNAALLLGHEEVQNLLDMLAKSYPKLVEGLVPDVLPLTTVVKVLQNLLNEGVPIRDMRTIVQTLVEYGPRSQDTDVLTAAVRISLRRLIIQNLVGSSPEVSVITLAPELEQMLHQSMQMAGDEGAGIEPGLAERIQKSLSEAHQNQELSGEPSILLTSGMLRSVLSRFVKHTIPGLSVISYQEIPDEKQIKIVSSIGQ